A single window of Pontiella agarivorans DNA harbors:
- a CDS encoding IclR family transcriptional regulator, whose amino-acid sequence MNKYHIPNLGKACEVMKQIADHPGGIALKEISQSLEIPRTTALRITQTLLEDGFLAETDNGTLTLGPTLVQVGVKALDNLDIRGFARPVLRKLAEETGESCHLAVLNGDKSMLVEVADSPHPVRIAARPGTLVDLHSSSTGKIFLAFQIPEPSRFIRTLNLTAYTAQTNSTEAMVLADIEQTRKLGYAMDEEEYVPGVRCIAAPVINAFGKTIAAAGITASVSTFTKAKIRGMSQKIKAAASEISANMGFG is encoded by the coding sequence ATGAATAAATATCATATCCCCAACCTCGGGAAAGCCTGCGAGGTTATGAAACAAATTGCCGATCACCCCGGCGGTATTGCGTTGAAAGAAATTTCCCAGTCTTTGGAGATTCCGCGCACCACCGCCCTGCGAATTACCCAGACTCTTTTAGAGGACGGTTTTCTGGCAGAAACCGATAACGGAACGCTCACACTGGGTCCGACACTGGTACAGGTCGGCGTCAAAGCGCTCGACAATCTGGACATCCGCGGATTCGCCCGGCCGGTACTGCGCAAACTGGCCGAAGAGACCGGCGAATCCTGCCACCTCGCAGTATTGAATGGCGATAAATCCATGCTGGTGGAAGTCGCTGACAGCCCGCACCCCGTCCGTATCGCCGCACGCCCCGGAACGCTGGTTGACCTCCACAGTTCATCCACCGGTAAAATTTTTCTCGCCTTTCAGATTCCGGAACCATCCCGATTCATCCGGACGCTGAACCTTACCGCCTATACCGCACAGACCAATTCAACCGAAGCCATGGTGCTCGCCGATATTGAACAAACCCGCAAGCTCGGATACGCCATGGATGAAGAAGAATATGTCCCCGGCGTCCGCTGCATCGCGGCACCGGTCATCAATGCCTTCGGAAAAACCATCGCCGCCGCAGGCATCACCGCCTCGGTCAGCACCTTCACCAAAGCAAAAATCAGAGGCATGTCGCAAAAAATCAAAGCGGCAGCCTCCGAAATATCGGCAAATATGGGATTCGGATAA
- a CDS encoding thioredoxin family protein, with the protein MKKWLILVAAVALSAGAFAAEGWLTDFEKAKAQAKQENKHILIDFSGSDWCGWCIKLDKEVFQKEEFKAYAEDNLVLMLADFPSDKSKVSAETMKQNEKLAKEFGVRGFPTVFVLAPDGSTVGKTGYQAGGPEEYVKHLKSIIAEKK; encoded by the coding sequence ATGAAGAAGTGGTTGATATTGGTGGCGGCGGTCGCCTTGAGTGCAGGAGCGTTTGCAGCGGAAGGCTGGTTGACGGATTTCGAAAAGGCTAAAGCACAGGCTAAGCAAGAGAATAAACATATCCTGATTGATTTCAGCGGTTCTGACTGGTGCGGCTGGTGCATCAAGCTGGATAAGGAAGTCTTTCAGAAAGAGGAATTCAAAGCCTATGCTGAAGACAATCTGGTGCTGATGCTGGCGGATTTCCCGAGCGACAAATCAAAAGTCAGTGCGGAAACCATGAAGCAGAATGAAAAGCTGGCGAAAGAGTTCGGCGTACGCGGTTTCCCGACGGTATTCGTTCTGGCCCCCGACGGCAGCACGGTTGGAAAAACCGGTTACCAGGCTGGCGGTCCGGAAGAATATGTGAAACATCTGAAGAGCATCATCGCCGAGAAAAAATAA
- the fbaA gene encoding class II fructose-bisphosphate aldolase, whose product MSAKVLDAVKPGVLFGDDVAKVFEIAKANKFALPAVNVVGSDSINGVLEAAAAVNSPVIIQFSNGGAAFTAGKGLKLEGQDAQILGAIAGANHVHAMAEAYGVPVILHTDHAAKKLLPWIDGLLDAGEKKFAEEGRPLFSSHMLDLSEETLEENIEISAKYLERMSKIGMTLEIELGCTGGEEDGVDNSDMDESKLYTQPEDVAYAYEKLNAISPNFTVAASFGNVHGVYKPGNVKLTPTILRDSQAYVAEKFGTDSAQPLNFVFHGGSGSSPAEIEESIGYGVIKMNIDTDTQWATWEGVLNFYKENEGYLQGQLGNPEGADKPNKKFYDPRVWLRKGQEGMINRVKQAFADLNAVGVN is encoded by the coding sequence ATGTCAGCTAAGGTTCTTGATGCTGTAAAACCGGGTGTTCTCTTTGGAGACGACGTCGCTAAAGTTTTCGAAATTGCAAAGGCCAATAAATTCGCTCTTCCGGCCGTAAACGTTGTGGGTTCAGATTCCATCAACGGAGTTTTGGAAGCGGCCGCAGCCGTCAACTCTCCGGTCATTATTCAGTTTTCCAACGGCGGTGCAGCATTCACGGCCGGTAAAGGACTGAAACTCGAAGGTCAGGATGCACAGATTCTCGGTGCGATTGCCGGGGCAAATCATGTACACGCCATGGCAGAAGCTTATGGGGTTCCGGTTATTCTTCACACCGACCACGCCGCTAAGAAACTGCTACCGTGGATCGACGGTCTGCTCGACGCCGGTGAGAAGAAATTTGCTGAAGAAGGGCGTCCGCTCTTCTCCTCCCACATGCTCGACCTCTCCGAAGAAACCCTCGAAGAAAACATCGAGATCTCCGCGAAGTATCTCGAGCGCATGTCTAAAATCGGCATGACCCTCGAAATCGAACTCGGTTGCACCGGCGGTGAAGAAGACGGCGTCGATAACTCCGATATGGATGAGTCCAAGCTCTACACTCAGCCGGAAGACGTTGCCTACGCATATGAAAAACTGAACGCCATCAGCCCGAACTTCACGGTTGCGGCTTCTTTCGGTAACGTGCACGGCGTTTACAAACCGGGTAATGTAAAACTGACCCCGACCATCCTGCGTGATTCCCAGGCTTATGTTGCTGAAAAATTCGGCACGGATTCCGCTCAGCCGCTGAACTTTGTGTTCCACGGCGGATCCGGATCCTCCCCGGCGGAAATCGAAGAGTCTATCGGTTACGGTGTAATCAAAATGAACATCGACACCGACACACAGTGGGCCACCTGGGAAGGTGTATTGAATTTCTATAAGGAAAATGAAGGCTACCTGCAGGGTCAGCTCGGCAATCCGGAAGGCGCCGACAAGCCGAACAAGAAATTCTACGATCCGCGCGTCTGGCTGCGTAAAGGCCAGGAAGGCATGATCAACCGCGTGAAACAGGCCTTTGCCGACCTCAACGCCGTTGGCGTAAACTAA
- a CDS encoding lipoate--protein ligase family protein: MLIFESQSLDVHRNLAMEEYLMDRVQNCGPILYLWRSACAVVMGKNQNPWQECRLDLMAKESVPLARRISGGGTVYHDAGNLNYCIITGREEYVENAAYQLVFQTLEKFGIRAEKTGKSNLSVDGVKFSGNAFAFRKGRVMHHGTLLLKTDLERLNRYLGSMLKGIETHAIASEPAKVMNLGIERQLLAEALKKEFRKNYADGREFQWLEADFDAAVLQEIEARQFSDDWKFGATPAFTLERNGLLYRIRKGEVQNGEFAGKMFASVANSFVC; the protein is encoded by the coding sequence ATGTTGATTTTTGAATCACAGAGTCTGGATGTTCATCGCAATCTGGCGATGGAGGAGTATCTGATGGACCGGGTGCAGAATTGTGGTCCGATTCTTTATCTGTGGCGCAGTGCATGCGCTGTGGTGATGGGTAAAAATCAGAATCCATGGCAGGAGTGTCGGCTGGATCTGATGGCAAAAGAGAGTGTGCCGCTGGCGCGCCGGATTTCGGGGGGCGGCACGGTGTATCATGATGCCGGAAATCTTAACTATTGTATAATCACGGGCCGTGAGGAGTATGTTGAAAACGCGGCCTATCAATTGGTTTTCCAGACCTTGGAAAAATTCGGCATCCGGGCGGAGAAAACGGGTAAAAGCAATCTGAGTGTGGATGGCGTTAAATTTTCGGGGAATGCTTTTGCGTTCCGCAAAGGCCGGGTGATGCATCACGGCACCTTGCTTCTGAAAACGGATCTGGAGCGGCTGAACCGCTATCTGGGGTCGATGTTGAAGGGCATTGAGACGCATGCGATTGCCTCGGAACCGGCGAAGGTCATGAATCTCGGGATTGAGCGGCAGCTGCTGGCTGAGGCATTGAAAAAGGAATTTCGGAAAAATTATGCCGACGGCCGGGAGTTCCAATGGCTGGAAGCCGATTTTGATGCCGCGGTCCTCCAGGAGATCGAGGCACGGCAGTTTTCCGATGACTGGAAATTCGGGGCCACGCCGGCTTTCACGCTTGAACGGAACGGGCTGCTATATCGCATCCGGAAGGGCGAGGTTCAAAACGGTGAATTTGCAGGGAAAATGTTTGCAAGTGTGGCGAATTCGTTTGTTTGCTGA
- a CDS encoding polysaccharide lyase family 8 super-sandwich domain-containing protein, with protein MNRMVLGWVVTIAAAVAMADDAQIRRQFSEYYVQTSASESAVKKYMQSMRTDGTWADIDYESKRRGSWPTRGHLTRLEGMAVVYADPEAKLFQSLELRDAIVTGLNHWLEMDYRNPNWWQGRIGVPKSMAATLILLGDGLPDDVLKRARPILLRSKMGMTGQNKVWCAGNNVMIGLLYDEPERIEKAVAEIWSELRVSTEEGIQPDWSFHQHGPQQQFGNYGASFAGDMIKWASILRGTDYALSGDKLEILRNYMLNGVSWIIWNGRMDLSGCGRQIDRGAQAAKGRGTLRQLKAMPSIDPECSGEYKAVLNRAGFNPFWRSEMAVQRRPDWYASVRMSSTRVIGAETCNSENMQGLHLGDGMLLVYRDGSEYEDIVPLWDWKRLPGTTCDQGQTNLVPKSWNKGYGGSDFSGVLGTGETGMAAMMYKRKNLVARKSYFFFRDQIVCLGAGISGETDGDVYTSIEQSWMKGDVQKDEGFIHHNGIAYQVLDGDPVLRSGNVVGNWTGSFPDRADRPESGDVFSAWINHGKSPKDATYAYRIFSPAGNERSGQMSEVLSNTKALQAVTCEQTVYAVFYVAGRLEIGAGRAVEASGPCLLLMGDKGLKVADPTHSLQTLKIRVNEKSYQINLPQGADRGKQVAIRL; from the coding sequence ATGAATCGCATGGTGTTGGGATGGGTGGTTACCATAGCTGCAGCGGTTGCGATGGCCGATGATGCACAGATCCGCCGACAGTTTTCGGAGTATTATGTGCAGACCTCGGCGAGTGAATCCGCCGTGAAAAAATATATGCAGAGTATGCGCACAGACGGAACCTGGGCGGATATTGATTATGAGAGCAAACGGCGCGGCAGCTGGCCGACGCGCGGTCATCTGACCCGGTTGGAGGGCATGGCGGTCGTATATGCCGATCCCGAGGCAAAACTTTTCCAATCATTGGAACTGCGCGATGCGATTGTTACCGGGCTGAATCATTGGCTGGAGATGGATTACCGCAATCCTAACTGGTGGCAGGGCCGAATCGGGGTACCGAAGTCCATGGCGGCGACCCTGATTCTGTTAGGGGACGGCTTACCGGATGATGTGCTGAAAAGGGCCCGGCCGATTCTGCTGCGGAGTAAAATGGGGATGACCGGTCAGAACAAAGTCTGGTGTGCCGGAAACAATGTGATGATCGGTTTACTGTATGACGAACCGGAACGAATTGAAAAGGCGGTGGCGGAAATCTGGTCGGAACTGCGCGTTTCGACGGAGGAGGGTATTCAGCCCGATTGGAGTTTTCATCAGCACGGTCCGCAGCAGCAGTTCGGCAACTACGGGGCCTCGTTTGCCGGCGATATGATCAAGTGGGCCTCCATTCTGCGGGGGACGGATTATGCGTTGAGCGGGGATAAACTGGAGATTCTGCGGAATTATATGCTCAATGGCGTTTCATGGATTATCTGGAACGGGCGGATGGACCTCAGCGGCTGCGGGCGGCAGATTGATCGGGGAGCGCAGGCGGCAAAAGGGCGGGGCACCCTTCGGCAGCTGAAGGCCATGCCTTCAATCGATCCGGAATGTTCCGGTGAATATAAAGCGGTTCTGAACCGGGCCGGATTTAATCCGTTCTGGCGCTCCGAAATGGCGGTGCAGCGCCGGCCGGACTGGTATGCCTCGGTCAGGATGAGTTCAACGCGGGTGATCGGAGCGGAAACCTGCAACTCGGAAAACATGCAGGGGTTGCATCTGGGCGACGGTATGCTGCTGGTTTATCGCGATGGATCGGAATATGAGGATATTGTCCCGCTTTGGGATTGGAAGCGTCTTCCCGGCACAACCTGCGATCAGGGACAGACCAATCTGGTTCCTAAAAGCTGGAATAAAGGATATGGCGGTTCTGATTTTTCGGGGGTTCTTGGAACCGGTGAAACCGGTATGGCGGCAATGATGTATAAACGAAAAAATCTTGTTGCCCGGAAGTCATATTTTTTCTTCAGAGATCAGATTGTTTGTTTAGGCGCGGGGATTTCAGGAGAGACGGACGGAGATGTTTATACCTCGATTGAGCAGTCGTGGATGAAAGGGGACGTCCAAAAGGATGAGGGATTCATTCACCATAATGGCATCGCCTATCAGGTTCTGGATGGAGACCCTGTGCTTCGATCCGGAAACGTTGTCGGCAATTGGACCGGCAGTTTTCCAGATCGTGCTGACCGGCCGGAATCGGGTGACGTATTCAGCGCCTGGATCAATCATGGCAAATCGCCAAAAGACGCCACGTATGCCTATCGCATTTTTTCTCCTGCTGGAAACGAGCGTTCCGGGCAGATGTCTGAGGTGTTGAGTAATACGAAGGCCCTTCAGGCGGTGACCTGTGAGCAAACGGTTTATGCCGTATTTTATGTAGCAGGAAGGCTGGAGATCGGGGCGGGCCGGGCGGTTGAGGCCTCCGGCCCATGCCTCCTCTTGATGGGGGATAAGGGCTTGAAGGTTGCGGACCCAACGCATTCCCTTCAAACATTGAAAATCAGGGTGAATGAAA
- a CDS encoding HPr family phosphocarrier protein has protein sequence MFEAKATIKNEAGIHCRPSAILIKEGSAYPGEILVTAPTGSCDLTSALECIMLGLEQGTEITIQVTGPDEEAYAHKLVELFETHFDFPPQ, from the coding sequence ATGTTTGAAGCGAAAGCAACTATTAAAAATGAGGCCGGCATCCACTGCCGGCCTTCTGCTATCCTGATTAAGGAAGGATCGGCCTATCCCGGAGAGATTCTGGTGACTGCGCCGACCGGGAGTTGCGATCTCACTTCGGCGCTTGAGTGTATTATGCTTGGCCTGGAGCAGGGGACGGAAATTACGATTCAGGTTACGGGCCCTGATGAAGAGGCGTATGCCCATAAGCTGGTTGAGCTTTTTGAAACCCATTTTGATTTCCCCCCGCAATGA